The window AATGGGATCAAATAGAAAGCTCTAATTATCAGACTACCAAACACATAAATGATGATATACTGACGAAACTAAATGCCAAACACGAGAAAAGATTAGAGGAAGAGCCATATTTGAAAACACTTAAAAATGACGTTAAAGAAGCGGTTAGCCAACAAAGTATGTATAGAATCAGCTTAAATATTGAGCAAAGAAAAGCTGAAAACGAAAAAGCTCTGGAGAGGCAAAACGCAGCTAACGAATTAAGCGAGAAAATATCTGCAGATCCTGAATTGGTGAATAAAATCAATACGGATGGCGAAATAAAAGATCCTTATTTGAGAGAAGGAGTTGTAGTGCTAGCAGACCTCATTGCATTAGGAATTGGTTAAAATGTTGAAGGTAAGAAGTTTTAGGGTGTAGGTTTAAGTAAGGATTCAGATATCACTTAGGTCTGACCGAAGGTCAGAACCAATAGCAATTAGCACAGAAAGAATAATAATTTGGTCAGTACCAAAGGTCAGAACCATTAGCAATTTGGTCAGTACCGAAGGTCGGACCAAAAATAAAGCCCGATAATAGACCTTACCTAAAACTCTTTACTACTATTTATCAAAAAAGTGACTGTAAAATCGCATTCAGAACCGATAGGATGATGCTAAAGAAGAAAGCCCACCAGAAACTTTTTACCACGAATCCCTTCAATATTTTATCCACCAACATGATCATTAATGCATTGATTACCAGTAGGAAAAGGCCTAAAGTAATAATCGTAATCGGGATGGTGAAAAATACCAATATAGGCTTGACGACTGCATTAACGATTCCTAAAATGATCGCCACCATAATAGCCTGACCAAAGCTTTCTAGCTTAATGCCAGATAATAATTTAGCACTTAAAAACACTGCAACAGCCGATAATAATAAACGAATTATAAATTCTGTTAAGTCCATAGCTTATATTTATTGGATGAGCACTGAAGTTAGAAAATTAATTTCAAGCTACCAATAAAGCTATATTTTGAAACTGTATTTATTGGCGCTCCGCCTTAAAAGCAGCTTCAATAGTATACGTTTTACCTTCTGAATTTTCAACTCCTTCAATAAATAAACGTCCTTCAACTATATCAGAAGTGACGCTTACAATTTCAGCATAATTATTTGCACCATCAGGATAGGAGGAATGACTAATTTCTCTATTCGTTGATATTTGTAATAGCGGATAGGCATATAATACACCACCACCATTGGTATCATTTAAATCAATGATATTATACTTTTCAGCAAATAGTTCGATATTTTCAGCCGCAGATTCAGGATATTCTAAGAAAAAACGTAATTGTAAAGATGCGCTAAAATCATCACTTATAATGGCAACGGTATATTCATCCAGCATATTGTCAGGATCAAAACCTACGCCTAGAAAAGTGTTGGTTTCTTCTATGGTCGCATTCCCTGTAAATGAATCACTTACCTCTCCATATACGATTACCTTTCCTTCACCATCAGATAAGTCAGCCAAATTTACAGAATCGTTGGTATTTAAATTTTCTACTTCATCACAGCCCAGCATAATAGGGAAGAGGATGGCCAAAATTATTACTATTCTTTTCATGATTATATTTTTTCATGAAATACTGAAAGAAATTAGGCTAATACAAATAATTCAATCGAAAATCTTTGTCATTAAAATTAATGAGCCCCTGATTATCAATGCTTTACGTTTCATTATTTGTTGAGTAATCAACTGATTTTCATACTTTTTCAACTACATATTTATAAAATCAACTCAATATTATGTTAAGTTGAGGATGAAAACTAGAGATTAATCAAGCCTATTTACCGCACAAATAGTGAAGAGTAACCATAGTAAACAAGCCTCGTGTTCATAGTATAACAAATGGACTTTTTATGATTTTGAGAGGATTAACTTTTTTATTGATAGTAACATTGACAAGTTTCAGTGCCAAGGCACAGTTTGACTTAACTCTGGAATCAGGCGCTGCTTTTAATGGTTATAATGATGTGCGTTATGCAAATGCGGAAGGCAATAAAGGAGATCTATTTTCACTTACTGATGATTTTGAGGTGAATCAACCCGTCATTTATGCTAGGATAGAGGCTAATTTCAGGTTTTTGGATCGTAATATCATAGAATTAACTGCCGCACCTTTGGCGTTTGATTACACAAAAACAAGTACTGAGAATATCGTATTCGGTGCTCATACTTACGGACTAAGTAATGATGAAGTCTCAGGGTGTTATGAATTCAATACCTATAGAGCCAGTTATCGCTATCAATTTATAGATTCTGATCAATGGTATTTATCGGCTGGAGCTACCGTATTAATTCGGGATGCTCGAATTGCATTGTCAGAAAGTAAT is drawn from Marivirga arenosa and contains these coding sequences:
- a CDS encoding phage holin family protein; this encodes MDLTEFIIRLLLSAVAVFLSAKLLSGIKLESFGQAIMVAIILGIVNAVVKPILVFFTIPITIITLGLFLLVINALMIMLVDKILKGFVVKSFWWAFFFSIILSVLNAILQSLF
- a CDS encoding porin family protein, whose protein sequence is MILRGLTFLLIVTLTSFSAKAQFDLTLESGAAFNGYNDVRYANAEGNKGDLFSLTDDFEVNQPVIYARIEANFRFLDRNIIELTAAPLAFDYTKTSTENIVFGAHTYGLSNDEVSGCYEFNTYRASYRYQFIDSDQWYLSAGATVLIRDARIALSESNLEDETTDLGVVPLLSFNLKHYTSDNFHLLLKGDALVGTVGRAEDILIGGEYQFGDSNLSARAGYRIIEGGADIAQVYNFSLIHFASVGLQYSFLR